CATCAACTTTGAGGATTTATTCTCGAGCTTtatgggaggtggtggtggaccttttggtggggggagggggggtagagggggagggggcccGTTTCAGCAGCAGGAGATCATTCAGGGGGATGATATCGAGGTGCAGGTTAATGTCAGCTTTATGGAGGCGGCCAAGGGGGCGAGCAAGACGATTACTATTTTGCCGCTGACGAGCTGCAAGACTTGCAGCGGGAGTGGGCTGAAGGAGGGGACGCAGAAGGCTACTTGTAAGGCTTGTGGGGGGTCGGGGACGAGGGTGCATTTTATGAGTGGGGGGTTCCAGATGGCGAGCACGTGTGGGAGCTgtggggggagtgggacGGCTATTCCCAAGGGGGCTGAGTGTAAGAGTTGttctggggagggggtgacgagggagaggaagagtaTTAGCGTTGATATCCCCGGGGGGATTGAGGatgggatgaggttgagggtcagtggggagggtgatgcgCCAGCGATGGGTAGGGCTAGCACATCTGATGCGAGGGGGACGCAGGGGGATTTGTAtgtgttggtgagggtggccAAGGATCCAAAGTTTACGAGGCAGGGATCGGATATTCTTTATACGGCTTCGATCCCGTTAACTACGGCgttgttgggtggtgaggttaCCATCCCAACACTGGAGGGGGATGCCAAGGTCAGGATTGGGACGGGGACGAACACTGGAGACAAGATGACGCTCGCGGGCAAGGGTATGCCGaagttgggagggaggagaggggggatgggcgATTTGAAGGTGGAATTTAGGGTCACGATGCCAAAGTATCTGTCTGCGAACCAGAGGACGCTGGTCGAGATGCTGGCGGATGAGATGGGCGACAAGACGGCGAAGCGGATTATGAATTTGCATAAGACGTGAGAGAACCTTTCTGCACTCCCTTGGATTTTGGACAACCTGCTTAAATTACATCTTGTTTTGTGGTTTTAGGTCGGATAGTTCATCAGCAGAGTCGCACAAGAACGAGGGGTTCCTCAAGTCGCTTTGGCACAatctcaccaacaacccggAGCACATGCGCGAGAAGGAGAACGACGAGGCGAACAAGAAGGATGGTTCTTCTTCCGAGAAGAATTAAAAACACAGCGAAAACAATACGACGACAAGGTTACGGAACTACGAGTGAAAAATAGTGTACGATTCTTTCGGAGTGTTTTTCCTTGAAGCTGTAAACTGCACAACAAAACTACGAACATTTGATGGATACGATCGGTTTCACTCGACATACTGGGATGGACGGATTGTACGTTTTTGGTAGAGAAGGGGATATGGGAGGCAAGATACAGAGGTAGAGGGTGGTAGTAGGTTGGCTGAAAATGGTACATGGAGTTGTTTTGgcctttgtttttttttttttttgtttgcaCATGCATTGGAATGGTGTTGGCTGCGGTGGCTTGCTTGGTCACTTTTTTGAACGAAGACTATGAATTTTTCTGGTCTTTCGATCTGTTGTATATTATCaatgtatttttttttcttttttggggggagggaggatgaaggtAGTCGAGAGAGGCTGAACTGATTGTAGACAGACATCACAGACATATACACACCACACATTATCAACAGACAAAAGAACCACTCTGCATAGTACTATTTTTGGTTTTTCTTCCTGGGTTTGATGGTTAAGAGAGGTGGACTTGTGTATTCTTGGCATATAGGTGTAGTCAGTGGAGTTTGAATGCATgtgtttgtggtggtgaagaatTGAGGCCGGTGGTTGACGGTGGGCTCTCGGTCAATTTCTCGGGCGcttggggtgagggggggttggctgGCATCGGGGGAATCATGGTGAGTGAGGCCGAGGATGGCACTTCGGGAGCATGGCATGACGGGTAGGGCAGGGGAGGGCTTTGGAgagctggggttgttggagaacGATGTCTGGACTGACATCACAGAGAGAGCAAATATGATGAGATTTGAAGATTTGAGCTGGTGAGATGTTGCCGTATGCACTATGGACTAACAGACGTTTTGTTCAGCATGTACATGGCCTACAGCACTTACCACACCGTCGACCGTTGTGCACCTCCAAAGCAAGCCACCACGATGGCGGGGGGGGTAGGAGTTAGGTAGCTCCACAACCGTTGCGACTTCCCCGGAGATGTTACCCCAGAAATGAGATCAGGAACCATCAACGGCATCCAGTTTGCGGGCATCTAGTATTCGTTTGATCGTTGCCTACTTCATCCTCACTACTTTAGAGTTGTCGTTCTCCACGATCTAACGATATGCCACAAAGTCAATCGGACCGCGCGGTGGCTTGGTGTTGACCAAGATGGCCAGGACATGGTCTATGCAAGGAATCAGACGTAAACAGCCATAGTCTCGGCGACCACGTTTTTCATTTGTTAGAAGAGGGTTAGTGGTTAGGTACGAGGTAATGGGTAGGTAGTATGCCCCTAGGCGGGGCGATCAAAGTCGTAACGCATCCCGGCCGGCGTAGAGACACAGCATGGCATACAGCCGAGGCCGTACCGAGCATACCATACCATACAGAGGCCCCTCCCCGAATCCGAACTTGGGTCTTGGGTGTGAAGGGCCGATATCGAAAAGCAAGTTGTTGTCAATGGGTTAGGTAGGTTGACAGCGGCATCATGGGTACCTAGATTGTGGATAGTGCCCAAAAAGCAAATATTTAAGATGATGATCGTCCGCCTCTGTTGTCAGAGAGAGAAGGGCAGAGACACCCGCTCTTCTCTCAGTCTCCCGATCTTTTTCACGAAACGGAAacgagagaaaaaagatgCCTTCCATCTCAAATCTTGCGCTGGCTGGCCTTTTGGCTGCTGGCCAGGGGGCTAGTGCTTCGCTCGTTGGGGCTATTCAGTTGGAGAAGTTTATCAAGCAAGGTAAGTTTTGCGGTTTGGTTCctggggggagaggagtgAGGATTTGTGTGTTTGCTGACTTGCATTTTGCCGTGACACAGAGACCCCCATTGCTCTCCAGGCTGTCCTCGACAACATCGGCCCCGACGGAATCAAGGTTCCTGGTGCTGGACGCGGTCTTGTGATTGCTAGCCCGTCTACTTCCGATCCTGATTGTGAGTTGGACCCAGTCTGCCGCCAACATGCCTTGCATGAATGTGCTGTCTAACCATGAGAAACCGCCAGATTTCTTCACCTGGACTCGTGACGCGGCCTTGACTTTCAGGACGCTGATTGATGATTTCGTGTTTGGAAACAAGGCTCTTGAGCCGTTGATCAATGATTATATCTACGGTCAGGCTCGTCTCCAGACTGTGAGCAACCCTTCGGGGACGCTTTTGCCCAACGGTGCTGGGTTGGGTGAGCCGAAGTATATGAAGGATGGTTCGAGGTATAATGGGAACTGGGGGCGTCCTCAGCGCGATGGGCCTCCTTTGAGGGCTATTTCGTTGATTCAGTACTCGAATTACCTCGTCTCGAAGGGGcagaaggcgagggtgaaggaTGAGATTTGGCCCATCATTGCTAATGATCTGGCTTATGTTGGACAGTACTGGTACGTTTCCATTTTGTCCTTGTTGAGGTGATATCTGCTGTTGTGTCCTCCGAATCCTGCCGGCATATAAAATGCAGTGAGAAGGATGACGGGATGGCAAGCAGAAGGGACCATGCAGCTTACTTCGACAACGTGGCCCGCGTGACCCGCGTGACCGTATGACGAGTCTGGGGAAACACAAGGCTGACAGTTGTTTTGTCTCTAGGAACTCCACTGGCTTCGACCtctgggaggaggtgaacgGTGCCTCGTTCTTCACCACCCAGGCTCAGTACCGCTCTCTCGTCGAAGGCGAGGCCCTTGCCAAGGTCCTCGGTCTCCCCTGCACGGCCTGCGCCGAGGCTCCCCAGGtcctctgcttcctccaGTCCTACTGGAACGGCAAGTTCATCACCGCCAACTTCATCCAGGGCAACCACAACCGCGGCGGCGTCGACGCCAACACCGTCCTCGGCCCCCTTGTCGCCTTTGACCCTTATGCCCCCTGCGACTCCCCCAGCCTCCAGCCTTGCCACCCTCGCATGCTGGCCAACTTCAAAAACTTTGTTGACACCTTCCGTGACCCGGCCTTGTACCCCATCAACAAGGGCATCCCCCAGAACAAGGGCATTGCTCTCGGTCGCTACCCGGAGGACATTTACTACAACGGTAACCCCTGGtacctcatcaccctcggTTCCGCCGAGTACCTCtacgccgccatcgccagcTGGGAGAAATCCGgcggcatcaccatcacccccacctccctccccttcttcaaagaCCTCTACCCCTTGGCTCGTGTCGGCACCTTTGGCAAGCTCCATCCCGCGTACTACCTCATCAAAGGCCTAGTCAAGACCTACGCCGATTCCTTCGTTGCCGTCTCCCAAAAGTACACCCCCAAGGACGGCATGATGGCCGAGCAGTTCCTCA
The window above is part of the Podospora bellae-mahoneyi strain CBS 112042 chromosome 3, whole genome shotgun sequence genome. Proteins encoded here:
- a CDS encoding hypothetical protein (COG:G; CAZy:GH15; EggNog:ENOG503NVQU; CAZy:CBM20), producing MPSISNLALAGLLAAGQGASASLVGAIQLEKFIKQETPIALQAVLDNIGPDGIKVPGAGRGLVIASPSTSDPDYFFTWTRDAALTFRTLIDDFVFGNKALEPLINDYIYGQARLQTVSNPSGTLLPNGAGLGEPKYMKDGSRYNGNWGRPQRDGPPLRAISLIQYSNYLVSKGQKARVKDEIWPIIANDLAYVGQYWNSTGFDLWEEVNGASFFTTQAQYRSLVEGEALAKVLGLPCTACAEAPQVLCFLQSYWNGKFITANFIQGNHNRGGVDANTVLGPLVAFDPYAPCDSPSLQPCHPRMLANFKNFVDTFRDPALYPINKGIPQNKGIALGRYPEDIYYNGNPWYLITLGSAEYLYAAIASWEKSGGITITPTSLPFFKDLYPLARVGTFGKLHPAYYLIKGLVKTYADSFVAVSQKYTPKDGMMAEQFLKVEPFTPISARNLTWSFAAFVGMNHRRQGHLPPSWVPKNVKVPDVCVGTSVKGTYAPATQAGAPNVTIPCISNVLFQLNASTYYGENLYVVGNSPTLGSWDLETAYPLMSSRYTDERPLWFATIPLEMEEGVSTLRYKYARQQDCGQEWIVEEEERVLEVPACVKDGSEEVLAERDEAFNGPAGSPGGC
- the MDJ1 gene encoding mdj1 protein precursor (BUSCO:EOG09263E49; COG:O; EggNog:ENOG503NUEY), with amino-acid sequence MSSSILLPKAAAKTAAIVAPVRGAVPICRRQQRIRLPSAGYSTAASTRARLPKTRGGGVQYAVVQPRSFHTTRPQLATPKDPYGTLGVSKSASQSDIKKAYYGLAKKFHPDTNKDPTAKDKFAEIQSAYEILSDPKKREQFDQFGAAGFDPSGQPGPGGAGGHPFGQGHPFGGGGFGGQGGFGSNINFEDLFSSFMGGGGGPFGGGRGGRGGGGPFQQQEIIQGDDIEVQVNVSFMEAAKGASKTITILPLTSCKTCSGSGLKEGTQKATCKACGGSGTRVHFMSGGFQMASTCGSCGGSGTAIPKGAECKSCSGEGVTRERKSISVDIPGGIEDGMRLRVSGEGDAPAMGRASTSDARGTQGDLYVLVRVAKDPKFTRQGSDILYTASIPLTTALLGGEVTIPTLEGDAKVRIGTGTNTGDKMTLAGKGMPKLGGRRGGMGDLKVEFRVTMPKYLSANQRTLVEMLADEMGDKTAKRIMNLHKT